A genome region from Proteus vulgaris includes the following:
- the secD gene encoding protein translocase subunit SecD has translation MLNRYPLWKYLMLIAAILIGLLYALPNLYGEDPAVQITGVRGTAANEQTLDQVRSLLDKEKIEAKSIALENGAILARFGNPDIQLRAREVLLPALGDQFIVALNLAPATPKWLEAIGGEPMKLGLDLRGGVHFLMEVDMETALGKLQEQNVESLRTLLRDEGIPYSSIRKTDNYGVEIRFRNADDRSKASDYLTRRNQDLIFRDGANNSLRAIFTDERLRDARTYAVQQNITILRNRVNQLGVAEPLVQRQGADRIVVELPGIQDTARAKEILGATATLEFRLVNTTIDPSALETGRIPGDSEVKYTREGRPTILYKRVILTGDHITDSTSQADEYGQPQVNISLDSAGGSIMSNFTKDNVGKPMATLFVEYKDSGKRDENDRAILVKSEEVINVANIQSRLGNSFRITGISNANEARQLSLLLRAGALIAPIQIVEERTIGPTLGLQNITQGLEACLWGLIASVAFMIIYYRKFGVIASTALMANLVLIVGVMSLLPGATLTMPGIAGIVLTLAVAVDANVLINERIKEELRNGRSVQQAIHEGYKGAFSSIIDANLTTLITAVILYAVGTGSIKGFAITTAIGVATSMFTAIVGTRAIVNLLYGGKRVKKLSI, from the coding sequence GTGCTAAACCGTTATCCTTTGTGGAAGTACCTGATGTTGATAGCCGCTATCCTCATCGGTCTGCTTTACGCACTTCCTAACCTATATGGTGAGGATCCGGCTGTTCAAATCACTGGCGTGCGGGGAACCGCCGCCAATGAGCAAACACTGGATCAAGTTCGATCTTTATTAGATAAAGAAAAAATTGAAGCGAAATCTATTGCACTTGAAAATGGTGCGATTTTGGCTCGTTTCGGTAACCCTGATATTCAGTTACGTGCTCGTGAAGTGTTGTTGCCTGCCTTAGGCGACCAGTTCATTGTTGCACTTAACCTTGCACCGGCAACACCAAAATGGTTAGAAGCCATTGGCGGTGAGCCGATGAAACTGGGATTAGACTTACGTGGTGGTGTTCACTTCTTGATGGAAGTGGATATGGAAACCGCGTTAGGTAAACTTCAGGAACAAAATGTTGAAAGTCTACGTACATTATTACGTGACGAAGGCATTCCGTATTCATCTATCCGTAAAACTGATAACTATGGTGTTGAAATCCGTTTTCGTAATGCGGATGATCGCTCTAAAGCTTCAGATTACCTAACTCGTCGTAATCAGGATCTCATTTTTAGAGATGGCGCAAATAACTCATTAAGAGCTATTTTTACTGACGAACGTTTACGTGATGCGCGTACATATGCTGTACAGCAAAACATCACTATCTTACGTAATCGTGTTAACCAGTTAGGTGTTGCTGAGCCATTAGTTCAACGTCAAGGCGCTGACCGAATTGTTGTTGAATTACCGGGTATCCAAGATACCGCTCGTGCCAAAGAAATCTTAGGTGCGACAGCAACATTAGAATTCCGTTTAGTCAATACCACCATTGATCCTTCTGCTTTAGAAACAGGTCGTATTCCGGGCGACTCAGAAGTGAAATATACCCGTGAAGGTAGACCAACAATTCTTTATAAACGCGTTATTTTAACCGGTGACCACATTACAGATTCAACCTCTCAGGCTGATGAATATGGTCAACCTCAAGTGAATATTTCACTTGATAGCGCGGGTGGTTCTATCATGTCTAACTTTACGAAAGATAACGTCGGTAAACCGATGGCAACACTGTTCGTAGAGTATAAAGACAGCGGTAAACGCGATGAGAATGACCGTGCCATATTGGTTAAAAGCGAAGAGGTCATCAACGTTGCGAATATTCAGAGTCGTTTAGGAAATAGCTTCCGTATTACGGGTATTTCAAATGCGAATGAAGCACGCCAGTTATCTCTGTTATTACGTGCAGGTGCGTTGATTGCACCTATTCAAATCGTGGAAGAAAGGACGATTGGTCCAACTTTGGGTCTGCAAAATATTACCCAAGGTTTAGAAGCTTGTTTATGGGGTCTGATTGCGTCTGTTGCCTTTATGATAATTTATTATCGTAAATTTGGTGTGATTGCGAGTACCGCATTAATGGCAAACTTAGTGTTAATCGTTGGGGTAATGTCACTATTACCGGGCGCAACACTGACCATGCCGGGTATTGCGGGTATCGTCTTAACACTTGCCGTCGCTGTCGATGCCAACGTACTGATAAACGAACGTATTAAAGAAGAATTACGTAATGGTCGATCAGTACAACAAGCCATCCATGAAGGTTATAAAGGTGCCTTCTCCAGTATTATTGATGCGAACTTAACCACATTAATTACAGCTGTGATCCTTTATGCAGTCGGTACCGGCTCCATTAAAGGCTTTGCTATCACAACGGCAATCGGGGTTGCAACATCCATGTTTACCGCTATCGTCGGTACTCGTGCGATTGTAAACCTGCTGTATGGTGGTAAACGCGTTAAGAAACTGTCTATTTAA
- the secF gene encoding protein translocase subunit SecF, translating into MAQDYTVEQLNHGRRVIDFMRWDNVAFSISFLLLIASIAIISVKGFNWGLDFTGGTVIEINLSQPADLDKMRDSLDTAGFKDPLLQNFGSSRDIMVRMPPVEGQAGQELGKKVIDVINAEVDNDAVVKRIEFVGPSVGSELAQTGAMALLSALICILIYVGFRFEWRLALGAVIALAHDVVITLGVLSLFHIEVDLTIVASLMSVIGYSLNDSIVVSDRIRENFRKIRRGTSYEIMNVSLTQTLSRTIMTSATTLLVVLMLYIFGGSMLQGFSLVMLIGVSIGTISSIYVASALALKMGMKREHLIVQKVEKEGADQTTLLP; encoded by the coding sequence GTGGCACAGGATTATACTGTTGAACAATTAAACCATGGTCGTAGAGTCATTGACTTTATGCGTTGGGACAACGTCGCCTTTAGTATTTCGTTTCTGCTTTTGATAGCATCAATCGCTATCATTTCCGTGAAAGGATTTAACTGGGGACTGGATTTTACAGGTGGTACAGTAATTGAGATCAATCTCAGTCAACCAGCCGACCTTGATAAAATGCGTGATAGCCTAGATACAGCGGGCTTTAAAGATCCTCTGTTACAAAACTTTGGTAGCAGTCGCGATATTATGGTGCGAATGCCTCCTGTTGAAGGACAGGCGGGTCAAGAATTAGGTAAGAAAGTTATCGATGTTATCAATGCTGAAGTTGATAACGATGCGGTGGTAAAACGTATTGAGTTTGTTGGGCCGAGCGTGGGGAGTGAATTGGCTCAAACAGGTGCAATGGCGTTGTTATCAGCACTTATCTGTATTCTTATCTATGTTGGATTCCGTTTTGAATGGCGTTTGGCGTTAGGCGCGGTTATTGCGCTTGCGCATGACGTAGTGATCACACTGGGTGTACTCTCACTATTCCACATAGAAGTTGACTTAACCATTGTGGCGTCATTGATGTCTGTTATCGGTTACTCACTGAATGATAGTATTGTTGTATCTGACCGTATTCGTGAGAATTTCCGTAAAATTCGTCGAGGAACATCATATGAAATTATGAACGTTTCTCTTACACAGACATTAAGCCGTACCATCATGACATCAGCAACAACATTATTAGTTGTATTAATGCTGTATATCTTTGGTGGTTCAATGCTACAAGGCTTCTCTTTAGTTATGTTAATCGGTGTTTCAATCGGTACTATTTCTTCTATTTATGTGGCTTCTGCATTAGCACTGAAAATGGGAATGAAACGTGAACACTTGATTGTACAAAAAGTAGAAAAAGAGGGTGCCGATCAGACAACACTCTTACCATAA
- the nrdR gene encoding transcriptional regulator NrdR: MHCPFCGAVDTKVIDSRLVGDGSQVRRRRQCLVCHERFTTFEVAELVMPRVVKSDEIREPFDEEKLRRGMLKALEKRPVSSDDVEAAISHIKSQLRATGEREIPSKEIGNFVMEQLKKLDKVAYIRFASVYRSFEDIRDFGEEIARLQD; the protein is encoded by the coding sequence ATGCATTGCCCATTTTGTGGAGCCGTAGATACCAAGGTAATTGATTCCAGACTTGTTGGTGATGGTTCACAAGTGCGCCGTCGTCGCCAATGTCTTGTTTGTCATGAACGTTTTACTACCTTTGAAGTAGCAGAGTTAGTGATGCCTCGTGTTGTGAAAAGTGATGAGATACGAGAGCCTTTTGATGAAGAAAAACTTCGTCGAGGTATGCTTAAAGCATTAGAAAAGCGTCCAGTGAGTTCAGACGATGTAGAAGCGGCGATAAGCCATATCAAATCCCAGTTAAGAGCGACGGGAGAAAGAGAAATACCGTCAAAAGAGATTGGTAATTTTGTTATGGAACAACTGAAGAAACTTGATAAAGTGGCTTATATTCGCTTTGCTTCTGTTTATCGTAGTTTTGAAGATATCCGTGATTTTGGTGAAGAAATTGCAAGATTACAGGATTAA
- the ribD gene encoding bifunctional diaminohydroxyphosphoribosylaminopyrimidine deaminase/5-amino-6-(5-phosphoribosylamino)uracil reductase RibD — protein MTNNNSNNPNRNESLHDEHYMRRAIELAALGRFTTSPNPNVGCVIVKEGEIIGEGYHHHAGGPHAEVNALKMAGDKAKGATAYVTLEPCSHFGKTPPCADALINAGIKRVVAAMQDPNPQVAGRGLHKLLSAGIDVSHGVLMQEAEKLNVGFFKRMRTGFPYIQLKLGASLDGKTALASGESQWITSKASRRDVQNFRAQASAILTTSATVLADNPSMNVRWDELSDEIKALYPEETLRQPIRIVADSQNRVTENHKITQIEGECWLARTKSQPSDWQGNVSEILLPTNGKNSGVDLVLLMMQLGKRNINTVWVESGAHFAGALLEAGLVDELIIYIAPKILGNDARGLFALSPLLSLSEAPEFTVDSLQQIGSDIRICLKPRY, from the coding sequence ATGACTAATAACAACAGCAATAATCCTAATAGAAATGAAAGCCTGCATGATGAACACTATATGCGTCGAGCCATTGAACTTGCTGCATTAGGTCGTTTCACAACATCACCTAATCCTAATGTAGGATGTGTGATTGTTAAAGAAGGTGAAATCATCGGTGAAGGTTATCATCATCATGCGGGAGGTCCCCATGCTGAAGTCAATGCATTAAAAATGGCAGGAGATAAAGCAAAAGGAGCGACAGCGTATGTCACTCTGGAGCCTTGTAGCCACTTTGGTAAAACACCACCTTGTGCTGATGCTTTGATTAATGCGGGGATAAAACGTGTTGTTGCTGCGATGCAAGATCCCAATCCTCAGGTTGCGGGACGAGGATTACATAAATTATTATCCGCCGGAATTGATGTTTCACACGGTGTCTTAATGCAAGAAGCTGAAAAACTTAACGTTGGTTTTTTTAAACGAATGAGAACAGGCTTCCCTTATATCCAGCTAAAATTAGGTGCATCTTTAGATGGTAAAACAGCATTAGCATCAGGTGAAAGCCAATGGATAACCTCTAAAGCCTCTCGTCGGGATGTACAAAATTTTCGTGCCCAAGCTAGCGCTATTTTAACGACAAGTGCAACCGTCCTTGCAGACAACCCTTCTATGAATGTGCGTTGGGATGAGCTTTCAGATGAAATTAAAGCGCTTTATCCTGAAGAAACGCTACGCCAACCTATTCGTATTGTTGCTGATAGCCAAAATAGAGTGACTGAAAATCATAAAATCACTCAAATTGAAGGCGAATGCTGGTTGGCGCGTACAAAATCACAGCCAAGTGACTGGCAGGGTAATGTATCAGAAATTCTATTACCAACGAATGGTAAAAACAGCGGTGTGGATTTAGTTTTATTAATGATGCAATTGGGTAAACGCAATATCAATACCGTATGGGTTGAAAGTGGCGCTCATTTTGCTGGTGCATTATTAGAAGCTGGGCTTGTTGATGAGCTTATTATTTATATTGCGCCTAAAATTTTAGGGAATGATGCACGTGGATTATTTGCACTCTCTCCGCTTTTATCATTATCTGAAGCGCCTGAATTTACAGTAGATTCTCTCCAACAAATTGGTTCCGATATCAGAATTTGTTTAAAACCTCGTTATTAA
- the ribE gene encoding 6,7-dimethyl-8-ribityllumazine synthase, producing the protein MNVIKGVVAAPNARVAIAIARFNNFINDNLLDGAVDALERIGQVSSENITVVWVPGAYELPLTVKALAESDKYDAVIALGTVIRGGTAHFEYVAGECSSGLSQVAMQSEIPVTFGVLTTESIEQAIERAGTKAGNKGAEAAMTALEMINVLKAIKG; encoded by the coding sequence ATGAACGTAATCAAAGGTGTTGTCGCGGCGCCAAACGCACGCGTAGCAATTGCAATTGCCCGTTTTAATAACTTCATCAACGACAATCTATTAGACGGTGCGGTTGATGCATTAGAACGCATTGGACAAGTTTCCTCTGAAAATATTACCGTCGTTTGGGTTCCAGGCGCTTATGAGTTGCCCTTAACTGTGAAGGCATTAGCAGAAAGCGACAAATACGATGCAGTTATCGCATTAGGTACTGTTATCCGTGGCGGAACCGCACATTTTGAATACGTTGCTGGCGAATGTAGTTCTGGCCTATCTCAAGTTGCAATGCAAAGTGAGATCCCTGTGACTTTTGGTGTATTAACAACGGAAAGTATTGAACAGGCTATTGAACGCGCAGGAACTAAAGCGGGCAACAAAGGTGCTGAAGCGGCAATGACAGCACTTGAAATGATCAATGTACTTAAAGCCATAAAAGGCTAA
- the nusB gene encoding transcription antitermination factor NusB has translation MKPAARRRARECAVQAIYSWQLSGNDIADVELEFLSEQDTQGVDIAYFRELLVGVAINATRLDKAMEPYLSRQLEELGQVEKAILRLAMFELSFREDVPYKVAINEAIELAKVFGADDSHKFVNGVLDKAAPTVRKK, from the coding sequence GTGAAACCTGCTGCTCGTCGTCGTGCTCGTGAGTGTGCTGTTCAAGCTATCTACTCATGGCAATTATCCGGAAATGACATCGCGGATGTGGAATTGGAGTTTTTATCCGAGCAGGATACCCAAGGTGTAGATATTGCTTATTTTCGTGAGCTTTTAGTGGGTGTTGCCATTAATGCAACACGTTTAGATAAGGCAATGGAACCTTATTTATCCCGCCAACTTGAAGAATTAGGTCAAGTTGAAAAAGCAATTTTACGTTTAGCAATGTTTGAACTTAGCTTCCGTGAAGATGTTCCTTACAAAGTTGCGATTAACGAAGCGATTGAACTGGCTAAGGTATTTGGTGCTGACGATAGCCATAAATTTGTTAATGGCGTACTTGATAAAGCTGCACCAACAGTACGTAAAAAATAA
- the thiL gene encoding thiamine-phosphate kinase: protein MPCGEFSLIKQYFTSQPVKRKDVSTGIGDDCAILTVPEKQQIAISTDTLVSGIHFLPSISPEDLAYKALAVNISDLAAVGADPSWASLALTLPDTNSEWLEAFSRSFFALADYYAIQLIGGDTTRGPLSLTITIQGLVPQGTALLRSGAKIGDWIYVTGFLGDSAAGLAVLQNRLQPTEKEHSDYFVARHLRPQPRLLQGQALRHLATSAIDISDGLISDLNHILTASGCGARLNLDALPYSPAMKAEVSEEQAEIWALSGGEDYELCFTVPEINRGALEMALAHTGADFHCIGQIMPITEGIRYLRDGKDVYPNLKGFDHFSESNE from the coding sequence ATGCCTTGTGGTGAATTCTCCCTTATTAAGCAATATTTCACTTCACAGCCTGTAAAACGAAAAGATGTGAGTACAGGAATTGGGGATGACTGCGCAATATTGACGGTACCTGAAAAGCAACAAATTGCTATTAGTACCGATACTCTAGTGAGTGGTATTCACTTCCTTCCTTCTATCTCACCTGAAGATTTAGCCTATAAAGCACTTGCTGTAAATATTAGTGATTTAGCTGCCGTTGGTGCAGATCCTTCTTGGGCTTCATTAGCTTTAACACTTCCTGATACAAACAGTGAATGGCTTGAGGCATTTAGTCGTTCCTTCTTTGCGTTAGCTGATTATTATGCAATCCAGTTAATCGGCGGTGATACCACTCGTGGTCCTTTGAGTTTAACAATCACTATACAAGGACTTGTTCCACAAGGAACGGCATTACTCCGTTCTGGCGCTAAAATTGGCGATTGGATCTATGTCACGGGTTTTTTAGGTGATAGCGCGGCAGGGCTTGCTGTATTACAAAATAGATTACAGCCGACAGAAAAAGAGCATAGTGACTATTTTGTTGCAAGGCATTTGCGCCCTCAACCTCGGTTACTACAAGGTCAAGCATTACGTCATTTAGCGACATCTGCAATTGATATTTCTGATGGACTGATTTCAGACTTGAACCATATTCTCACGGCAAGTGGCTGTGGGGCTCGCTTAAATTTAGATGCATTACCTTACTCGCCAGCGATGAAAGCGGAAGTGAGTGAAGAACAAGCGGAGATTTGGGCATTAAGTGGCGGTGAAGATTATGAGTTATGTTTTACAGTGCCTGAAATCAACCGCGGCGCTTTAGAAATGGCATTAGCACATACAGGCGCAGATTTTCATTGTATAGGGCAAATTATGCCGATTACTGAAGGTATTCGCTATTTACGTGATGGTAAAGATGTTTACCCTAATCTCAAAGGGTTTGATCATTTCAGTGAGTCTAACGAGTAG
- a CDS encoding zinc ribbon domain-containing protein YjdM, translated as MSLPSCPKCNSEYTYEDGAMYVCPECAHEWNDAEPTIDNDELVVKDANGNLLADGDSVTVIKDLKVKGSSTMLKMGTKVKGIRLVEGDHNIDCKIDGFGPMKLKSEFVKKN; from the coding sequence ATGTCATTACCTTCTTGTCCTAAGTGCAATTCAGAATACACCTATGAAGACGGTGCAATGTATGTTTGCCCTGAATGTGCGCATGAGTGGAACGATGCAGAACCCACTATTGATAACGATGAGTTAGTCGTTAAAGATGCTAACGGCAATTTATTAGCTGATGGTGATTCAGTGACGGTGATTAAAGATCTCAAAGTCAAAGGTAGTTCAACCATGCTGAAAATGGGGACTAAAGTAAAAGGTATCCGTTTAGTAGAAGGCGATCATAATATTGATTGTAAAATTGATGGTTTTGGACCAATGAAGTTGAAATCGGAATTTGTGAAAAAGAACTAA
- the rbsR gene encoding ribose operon transcriptional repressor RbsR, whose translation MATMKDVARLAGVSTSTVSHVINNNRYVSEGIRKKVNDAIETLNYAPSALARSLKMNCTHTIGMLVTASSNPFYAEVVRGVERSCYEKGYSLILCNTEGDYERMDSSLETLLQKRVDGLLLMSTEARAPSHEVLNRYPRLPMVMMDWSPFEYGGDIIQDNSLLGGEIATNYLIEKGFTEIACIAGPQDKLPAKHRLQGYYNAMQKAGLTIREEFVLTSDFEFAGGFSAMQKLLSLSALPQAVFTCNDAMAVGAYQAIYQKGLRVPDDISVMGYDDIDLASYMIPPLSTIHQPKDELGKLAVSQLLHRMENIDADDNVLVLTPKLIERGSVIDFIK comes from the coding sequence TTGGCAACAATGAAAGATGTCGCCCGTTTGGCGGGCGTTTCGACATCAACTGTTTCTCACGTTATCAATAACAATCGTTATGTTAGCGAAGGTATTCGTAAAAAGGTTAATGACGCTATCGAAACCTTAAATTACGCGCCTTCAGCTTTAGCGCGCAGTTTAAAAATGAACTGTACTCACACTATTGGAATGTTAGTGACAGCCAGTAGTAACCCGTTCTATGCAGAAGTTGTTCGTGGTGTTGAACGCAGTTGTTACGAAAAAGGTTATAGCCTTATTTTATGTAACACCGAAGGGGATTACGAACGCATGGATAGTAGCCTTGAAACGTTGCTACAAAAACGTGTTGATGGTTTATTATTGATGTCAACAGAAGCCAGAGCGCCCTCTCATGAAGTACTAAATCGTTATCCTCGTTTACCGATGGTTATGATGGATTGGTCCCCATTTGAATATGGAGGCGATATTATTCAAGATAACTCTCTACTTGGGGGAGAAATCGCCACCAATTATCTAATTGAAAAAGGCTTTACTGAAATTGCCTGTATTGCAGGTCCACAAGATAAGCTTCCCGCAAAACATCGTTTGCAAGGTTATTACAATGCGATGCAAAAAGCAGGATTAACCATTCGAGAAGAGTTTGTATTAACCAGCGATTTTGAATTTGCGGGGGGATTTAGCGCAATGCAAAAATTACTCTCACTTTCTGCCTTACCACAAGCGGTGTTCACCTGTAATGATGCGATGGCTGTTGGTGCTTATCAAGCTATTTATCAAAAAGGGTTGCGTGTACCCGATGATATTTCAGTCATGGGTTATGATGATATCGACCTCGCTTCTTATATGATCCCTCCGCTTTCTACGATCCATCAACCCAAAGATGAATTGGGTAAGCTTGCTGTCAGCCAATTATTACATCGCATGGAAAACATCGATGCTGATGACAATGTCCTGGTGCTTACACCCAAACTTATAGAGCGTGGTTCTGTGATAGATTTCATAAAATAA
- the rbsK gene encoding ribokinase, whose translation MTTPRLAVLGSINVDHIMNISQFPKPGETIIGHQYKIAFGGKGANQAVACGRSGADITFIACVGDDAIGSEIISQLKTDNIHIDAISIIPQTPTGVAMILVNEQGENVISIVAGANGALTPTHFQQYHHVVEHADALLMQLESPLETVFEAAKLAKSHQTKVILNPAPAQALSDEFLSFIDVITPNETEAEILTGVSVHDEAGAAKAAEILHRKGIKQVLITLGSRGVWFSEQGKGVIIPGFRVDAVDTIAAGDTFNGAFVTAILEGKPSVEAIRFAHAAAAIAVTRHGAQSSVPWRHEIESFLAERA comes from the coding sequence ATGACAACACCTCGCCTTGCTGTTCTAGGTAGTATCAATGTTGACCACATTATGAATATTTCGCAATTTCCCAAACCTGGTGAAACCATTATTGGTCATCAATACAAAATAGCCTTTGGTGGTAAAGGTGCAAATCAAGCCGTGGCTTGTGGCCGTAGTGGCGCCGATATTACCTTTATTGCTTGTGTCGGTGATGATGCCATTGGCAGTGAAATCATCTCTCAACTTAAAACAGATAACATTCATATTGATGCAATTAGCATTATTCCTCAAACACCAACGGGTGTTGCGATGATCCTTGTTAATGAACAAGGTGAAAATGTCATTAGCATTGTTGCGGGTGCAAATGGCGCATTAACACCTACACATTTTCAGCAGTATCATCATGTTGTTGAGCATGCTGACGCCTTACTGATGCAATTAGAATCACCGTTAGAGACGGTTTTTGAAGCGGCAAAACTTGCAAAATCACATCAAACGAAAGTCATTTTAAATCCCGCACCAGCACAAGCTTTATCGGATGAATTTCTGAGTTTTATTGATGTTATCACGCCAAATGAGACAGAAGCCGAAATATTAACTGGCGTTTCTGTGCATGATGAAGCGGGTGCAGCAAAAGCTGCCGAGATTTTACATCGTAAAGGTATCAAACAAGTGCTAATCACGTTAGGTAGCCGCGGGGTATGGTTTAGTGAACAAGGAAAAGGCGTGATAATTCCTGGATTTCGTGTCGATGCTGTTGATACCATTGCCGCAGGTGATACATTTAATGGGGCATTTGTCACTGCAATCTTAGAAGGGAAACCTTCCGTTGAGGCTATTCGTTTTGCTCACGCAGCAGCTGCAATTGCCGTTACACGTCATGGTGCGCAATCGTCTGTTCCTTGGCGTCATGAAATTGAATCATTTTTAGCAGAGCGAGCATAG
- the rbsB gene encoding ribose ABC transporter substrate-binding protein RbsB: MKLKKMATLLSVVALSATISANALAKESIALVISTLNNPFFVTMKDSAQKEANRLGYDLVVLDSMDNPAKELANVQDLTVKGTRLMLINPTDSDAVGNAVILANKANIPVITLDRVANKGDVVSHVASDNRLGGKMAGDYIAEKVANDAKVIQLEGITGTSASRERGEGFKQAVDAHKLDVLASQPADFDRTKGLNVMQNLLTAYPAVQAVFAQNDEMALGALRALQTAGRTDVLVIGFDGTDDGIKAVNRGMLGATIAQRPDQIGIIGIQTADKILKGEKVDATIPVELELVIKK; this comes from the coding sequence ATGAAACTCAAAAAAATGGCGACACTTCTTTCTGTTGTTGCATTAAGCGCCACAATCAGTGCTAACGCATTAGCAAAAGAATCGATCGCGCTTGTTATCTCAACACTTAACAATCCTTTCTTTGTCACCATGAAAGACAGTGCACAAAAAGAGGCAAATAGATTAGGTTACGATCTTGTTGTTCTAGATTCTATGGATAACCCTGCAAAAGAGCTTGCTAACGTACAAGATCTCACCGTGAAAGGCACACGCTTAATGCTTATTAATCCAACAGATTCAGATGCTGTGGGTAATGCAGTTATTTTAGCCAATAAAGCCAATATCCCCGTGATCACCTTAGACCGAGTTGCAAACAAAGGTGACGTCGTCAGCCACGTCGCTTCAGATAACCGCCTTGGTGGCAAAATGGCGGGAGATTATATTGCTGAAAAAGTCGCTAATGATGCCAAAGTCATCCAACTAGAAGGTATTACAGGAACATCGGCATCGCGTGAACGTGGTGAAGGCTTTAAGCAAGCCGTTGATGCCCATAAATTAGATGTACTTGCAAGCCAACCCGCTGATTTTGACCGCACAAAAGGTCTTAACGTAATGCAAAATCTGTTAACTGCGTATCCTGCAGTTCAGGCTGTTTTTGCACAAAATGATGAAATGGCATTAGGTGCATTACGTGCATTGCAAACTGCCGGTCGTACCGATGTATTAGTGATTGGTTTCGATGGTACAGATGATGGGATCAAAGCGGTAAACCGTGGCATGTTAGGTGCAACCATTGCGCAACGTCCAGATCAAATTGGTATTATCGGCATTCAAACTGCAGATAAAATTCTCAAAGGCGAGAAAGTGGATGCAACAATCCCTGTCGAGCTTGAGTTAGTTATTAAAAAATAA
- the rbsC gene encoding ribose ABC transporter permease, which translates to MSTNSIPASKRWFSKAWLLEQKSLIALLLLIVVVSTLSPNFFTLNNIFNILQQTSVNAIMAVGMTLVILTSGIDLSVGSLLALTGAVAASMVGADVNALVAVVGALALGAAIGGVTGIIVAKGKVQAFIATLVMMLLLRGVTRVYTDGSPINTGFSDNADLFSWFGIGRPFGIPTPIWLMMIVFLSAWYLLHHTRLGRYIYALGGNESATRLSGISVDKIKIIVYSLCGLLAALASVIEVARLSSAQPMAGNGYELDAIAAVVLGGTSLAGGKGRIIGTLIGALILGFLNNALNLLGISSNYQMIVKAVVILLAVLVDNKK; encoded by the coding sequence ATGAGCACAAATTCAATTCCAGCGTCAAAACGTTGGTTCTCAAAAGCTTGGCTATTAGAACAAAAATCGCTGATTGCATTACTACTTCTGATTGTTGTGGTTTCCACACTCAGCCCTAATTTCTTTACCTTAAATAATATTTTCAACATTCTCCAACAAACATCGGTTAACGCCATTATGGCAGTTGGAATGACTCTAGTTATTTTAACATCAGGCATCGATCTCTCTGTGGGTTCATTGCTTGCTTTAACTGGCGCCGTTGCAGCATCTATGGTTGGAGCGGATGTTAATGCGCTGGTTGCTGTTGTTGGCGCATTGGCATTAGGTGCGGCTATTGGAGGAGTAACAGGAATTATCGTTGCTAAAGGTAAAGTACAAGCCTTTATTGCTACGTTAGTCATGATGTTATTACTGCGCGGTGTTACGCGTGTCTATACCGACGGCAGCCCAATTAATACCGGGTTTAGCGATAATGCCGACCTATTTAGTTGGTTTGGTATTGGTCGCCCATTTGGTATTCCAACCCCCATTTGGCTAATGATGATTGTCTTTTTAAGTGCCTGGTATTTATTACATCACACCCGTTTAGGTCGCTATATCTATGCGTTAGGAGGCAATGAATCAGCCACTCGCTTATCGGGTATTAGCGTCGATAAAATCAAAATCATCGTTTATTCATTATGCGGTTTATTAGCCGCCCTTGCGAGTGTCATTGAAGTTGCTCGACTTTCATCAGCACAACCCATGGCAGGTAATGGCTATGAGCTAGATGCGATCGCCGCCGTTGTTCTAGGTGGCACCAGCCTTGCGGGGGGTAAAGGTCGTATTATTGGTACATTAATTGGTGCGCTTATTCTCGGCTTTTTAAATAATGCACTAAATTTATTAGGAATATCATCAAACTATCAAATGATAGTAAAAGCGGTGGTCATCTTACTTGCTGTTTTGGTAGATAACAAAAAATAA